One genomic region from Stutzerimonas decontaminans encodes:
- the istB gene encoding IS21-like element IS1474 family helper ATPase IstB, whose translation MMPQHTLNQLHQLRLDGMARALEEQWTLPASYSLSFDERLGLLLDRELAWRDNQRLVRLRKKAKLKYSNACLEDLDRRPGRALDERLIAALANGDWIRQQHNLLLTGPTGAGKTWLACALGNQACRQGYSTLYLRTPRLLEQLRIAHGDGSFGRTLQQLAKVDVLVLDDWALAPLEEGARHDLLEVIDDRAGNRSTILTSQLPIEHWHGWINDPTLADAILDRLVHNAYRLTMKGESLRRKKAEEDTAS comes from the coding sequence ATGATGCCGCAACACACCCTGAATCAACTGCACCAGCTACGCCTGGACGGCATGGCCCGCGCACTGGAGGAGCAATGGACGCTGCCGGCCAGCTACAGCCTGAGCTTCGATGAACGCCTCGGCCTGTTGCTTGACCGTGAACTGGCCTGGCGTGACAACCAGCGCCTGGTGCGGCTGCGCAAGAAAGCCAAGCTCAAGTACAGCAATGCCTGCCTAGAGGATCTCGATCGGCGTCCCGGCCGCGCCCTGGACGAGCGCCTGATCGCCGCTCTGGCCAACGGTGACTGGATCCGCCAGCAGCACAACCTGCTGTTGACCGGCCCGACCGGTGCCGGCAAGACCTGGCTGGCCTGTGCCTTGGGCAACCAAGCCTGCCGCCAGGGCTACAGCACCCTGTATCTGCGCACCCCGCGCCTGCTGGAGCAACTGCGCATCGCCCACGGCGACGGCAGCTTCGGCCGCACCCTGCAACAGCTGGCAAAGGTCGACGTCCTGGTTCTGGACGACTGGGCGCTAGCCCCGCTGGAGGAAGGGGCCCGGCATGACCTGCTGGAGGTGATCGACGACCGCGCCGGCAACCGCTCCACCATCCTGACCAGTCAACTGCCCATCGAACACTGGCACGGCTGGATCAACGACCCGACCTTGGCCGATGCCATCCTTGATCGCCTGGTGCACAACGCTTACCGATTGACGATGAAGGGCGAGTCACTGCGCCGGAAAAAAGCCGAGGAAGACACCGCATCGTGA
- a CDS encoding site-specific integrase, which produces MRLGGVYETRGDSHQAAKAIKQLVNPVTAQGSTLPKKPKLKQIRSITEEDYRELQEHLLAREFMDEAWSLVLAYYLGVRPCEMRSITVTGNHVHIIGGKKNAPQDRGADRTLVIDDPAVLQVVAGAAKWMRICPRTNTAIRDRLRKECRALWPRRKQQPTLKSFRHQIGSNLKASGESDEALAYMMGHQSIESISVYGNRRSGAGHKLHIRPAQDADLSKVRHPKQPAVFGRERVVGRIEAPQRLTNRRTTAHPVANER; this is translated from the coding sequence ATGAGGCTTGGAGGTGTCTACGAAACTAGGGGCGATTCACACCAAGCGGCCAAAGCCATCAAGCAGCTTGTCAACCCAGTGACAGCGCAAGGTTCAACACTTCCCAAGAAACCCAAACTCAAGCAAATCCGCTCGATCACTGAAGAAGACTACAGAGAGCTTCAGGAGCATCTGTTAGCGCGTGAATTCATGGACGAGGCCTGGTCGCTCGTACTTGCCTATTACTTGGGGGTACGCCCCTGTGAGATGCGCTCGATCACGGTGACAGGCAATCACGTTCATATCATTGGCGGCAAAAAAAATGCTCCGCAGGATAGGGGCGCCGACAGAACACTGGTCATTGACGACCCTGCCGTGCTCCAGGTTGTGGCTGGCGCCGCGAAATGGATGCGTATCTGCCCTCGCACTAATACAGCTATTCGGGATCGCCTGCGCAAGGAGTGCCGTGCTCTGTGGCCACGGCGCAAACAGCAGCCGACCCTGAAAAGCTTCAGGCACCAGATTGGTTCGAACCTGAAAGCGTCAGGTGAAAGCGATGAAGCTCTCGCCTACATGATGGGGCACCAATCCATTGAATCCATCAGCGTCTATGGGAACCGTCGATCTGGGGCTGGTCACAAATTGCATATCAGACCTGCACAGGACGCTGACTTGTCAAAAGTTCGCCACCCCAAACAGCCTGCTGTTTTTGGTCGAGAACGAGTGGTCGGCCGTATCGAGGCGCCACAGCGCCTGACAAACCGACGAACAACTGCACACCCTGTCGCAAATGAACGTTAG